The Streptomyces sp. DG1A-41 genomic sequence CGGCTCCGCCGTCGACACCCGCCCGACGAAGATCATGTTCGTGGCCGAGGCCACCGCCCACGGCGGCCGCGAGGGCTATGTCACCAGCCAGGACGGCCAGCTCGACCTCAAGGTCGCGATGCCCCCGCAGCTCGGCGGCGACGGCAACGGCACCAACCCGGAACAGCTCTTCGCGGCCGGCGACAGCTCCTGCTTCCACAACGCGCTGATCCTGGTCGGCAACCGCGAGGGCTACGACCTGACCGGCTCCACGGTCTCCGCGAAGGTCGGCATCGGCCCCAACACGCAACGCGGCTACGGCCTCGCGGTCGCCCTGAGCGTCTCGCTCCCCGTCCTCGATTCGGACCTGGCGACCAAGCTGGTGGACGCGGCCCACGAGGTCTGCCCGTACTCGAACGCGACCCGCGGGAACATCGACGTGACGATCCTGCTTGGCTAAAGGGGAGCAAGGAGAGCACCGCAGCGAAACGAGGAGTACGGACGTGGACGTGCGCGGCACAGTGGCCGAGGGCTTCGAGCCGGTCAGGGAAGCGTTCGTACGGAACTTCGCCACGCTCGGGGAGCGGGGCGCCGCGGTCGCCGTCTACCGGGACGGGCAGCGGGTCGTCGATCTGTGGGCCGGCACGAAGGACATCGACGGCACG encodes the following:
- a CDS encoding organic hydroperoxide resistance protein, producing the protein MTDGSAVDTRPTKIMFVAEATAHGGREGYVTSQDGQLDLKVAMPPQLGGDGNGTNPEQLFAAGDSSCFHNALILVGNREGYDLTGSTVSAKVGIGPNTQRGYGLAVALSVSLPVLDSDLATKLVDAAHEVCPYSNATRGNIDVTILLG